Proteins found in one Brevibacillus brevis genomic segment:
- a CDS encoding TIGR03826 family flagellar region protein, translating into MSMGKLANCSRCDAVFVQAVRDICPKCYKEVEQEYEACAQYLRKRENRGSNIHQVSEATGVSVRQITKFIKEGRISVAGNPNLGYPCERCGFLIRVGNICESCLKGLKHEITQQLEVEQRLDEFQRAELANAAYRRKQNSDE; encoded by the coding sequence ATGTCTATGGGCAAGTTGGCAAACTGCTCGCGGTGTGATGCTGTATTTGTACAAGCAGTCCGTGACATTTGCCCCAAATGCTATAAAGAAGTGGAACAAGAATATGAGGCATGCGCCCAGTATTTGCGTAAGCGTGAAAATCGCGGATCGAATATTCATCAAGTGAGCGAAGCCACCGGCGTGAGCGTGAGGCAAATCACGAAGTTTATTAAAGAAGGGCGTATTTCGGTTGCGGGAAATCCCAATCTTGGTTATCCATGTGAGCGCTGCGGTTTTTTAATTCGAGTAGGTAATATTTGCGAATCTTGTCTAAAAGGCTTGAAGCATGAAATTACGCAACAACTCGAGGTAGAGCAACGTTTGGACGAATTCCAACGCGCCGAACTGGCTAATGCAGCTTATCGAAGAAAGCAGAATAGTGACGAATAG
- a CDS encoding ComF family protein: MTSWMCVRCGGRIVASLKESVAREKARQLSDQAGYPITYRMLKGIMLCGACLDALPLIGHDICQRCGRDREFQDNISHEGLCRDCVHGEDGQSLVANRSLLRYEKGERDLLGLFKYRGDERLASYYGTLLAITVQRYYKSMGFTCITTVPLHPQRLRERGFNQVDLLARHLGAAIKIPVKPLLLRARDTPKLSKQKGRAARHESMHGAFVWNGQDMPSAAKILLLDDIYTTGSTLRSCARTIREHLRPSCEMYSLTIYR; encoded by the coding sequence ATGACCAGTTGGATGTGTGTTCGTTGTGGTGGGCGTATCGTAGCATCCCTAAAGGAATCGGTCGCTCGAGAAAAAGCGCGACAGCTATCAGACCAGGCGGGCTATCCGATCACCTATCGTATGTTAAAAGGGATTATGTTATGTGGAGCTTGCCTTGATGCTTTGCCGTTGATTGGGCATGATATTTGCCAGCGGTGCGGGCGGGATAGGGAATTTCAGGATAATATCAGCCACGAAGGGTTGTGCAGGGATTGTGTTCATGGAGAAGATGGTCAGAGTTTGGTCGCAAATCGGAGCCTGCTTCGCTACGAAAAGGGAGAGAGGGATTTGCTCGGATTGTTTAAATACCGCGGTGATGAGCGGCTAGCTTCATACTACGGTACACTTCTCGCCATTACCGTTCAGCGTTATTACAAGTCTATGGGGTTTACCTGTATCACGACGGTTCCTCTGCATCCGCAGCGATTACGGGAACGCGGCTTTAATCAGGTTGATTTGCTGGCTCGTCATTTAGGAGCAGCAATCAAAATTCCTGTAAAACCGTTGCTGCTCCGGGCGAGGGACACCCCAAAGCTGAGTAAGCAAAAAGGGCGCGCTGCACGTCACGAAAGCATGCACGGAGCTTTTGTGTGGAATGGTCAGGATATGCCCTCTGCTGCTAAAATCCTGCTCCTTGACGATATTTATACAACTGGTTCGACGTTGCGTTCGTGCGCGAGGACAATCAGAGAACATTTGAGGCCAAGCTGCGAGATGTACTCCTTGACAATATACCGATAG